One genomic region from Chlamydia poikilotherma encodes:
- a CDS encoding Na(+)-transporting NADH-quinone reductase subunit B codes for MLKRFVNSIWEICQKDKFQRFTPVADAIDTFCYEPIHKSSSPPFIRDAVDVKRWMMLVVIALFPATFLAIWNSGVQALVYGSVNPQLMESFLHISGFRSYLSFIFHDIGLFAIIWTGCKIFIPLLIISYSVGGVCEVLFAVVRKHKIAEGLLVTGILYPLTLPPTIPYWMAALGIAFGVVVSKELFGGTGMNILNPALSGRAFLFFTFPAKMSGDVWVGSNPTKIKESLLAMNSTAGKSIIDGFSQSTCLQTLNSTPPAVKKVHVDAIASNILHMTHVPTESVIHSQFSIWTESHPGLVLDKLTLEQLQNFVTSPLSEGGLGLLPTQFDSAYSITDVIYGIGKFSSGNLFWGNIIGSLGETSTFACLLGAIFLIVTGIASWRTMVSFGIGAFITAWLFKIFSILIVGKHGAWAPAKFFIPAYRQLFLGGLAFGLVFMATDPVSSPTMKLAKWIYGLFIGCMTIVIRLINPAYPEGVMLAILLGNVFAPLLDYFAIRKYRRRRI; via the coding sequence ATGCTTAAACGATTTGTTAATTCCATCTGGGAAATTTGTCAAAAGGACAAGTTTCAACGCTTTACTCCAGTTGCAGACGCTATTGATACGTTTTGCTACGAGCCCATCCATAAATCTTCATCTCCTCCGTTCATTCGTGATGCTGTAGATGTTAAACGTTGGATGATGCTTGTTGTTATCGCCCTATTTCCAGCAACATTTTTAGCCATATGGAATTCAGGAGTTCAAGCTTTAGTCTATGGGTCGGTAAATCCCCAACTCATGGAATCATTCTTACACATCTCTGGATTTCGTAGTTATCTCTCATTCATCTTCCACGATATCGGCTTATTTGCCATTATTTGGACAGGATGTAAAATTTTTATTCCTCTACTGATAATTAGCTATTCGGTAGGAGGTGTTTGCGAAGTACTCTTCGCTGTCGTTAGAAAGCATAAAATTGCTGAGGGATTACTCGTCACAGGGATTCTCTATCCCCTAACATTGCCACCAACAATTCCTTATTGGATGGCTGCTTTAGGAATTGCTTTTGGTGTTGTCGTTAGCAAGGAATTGTTTGGTGGAACAGGAATGAATATCCTCAATCCTGCTCTCTCAGGAAGAGCTTTCCTGTTTTTCACATTTCCAGCAAAGATGAGTGGAGATGTTTGGGTAGGGAGTAACCCAACAAAAATTAAAGAAAGCCTTCTTGCTATGAATTCTACAGCAGGGAAATCGATTATTGATGGCTTCTCTCAATCTACCTGCCTGCAAACATTGAACTCTACACCTCCCGCCGTAAAAAAAGTCCACGTAGATGCTATAGCTTCTAACATATTGCATATGACGCATGTTCCTACAGAAAGTGTGATACACTCACAATTTTCTATCTGGACAGAGTCTCATCCTGGATTGGTGTTAGATAAACTCACTTTAGAACAATTACAAAATTTTGTGACCTCTCCTCTTAGTGAAGGGGGACTGGGTTTATTGCCAACACAGTTCGATTCAGCTTATTCAATTACTGATGTTATCTACGGTATAGGGAAGTTCTCTTCGGGAAATTTATTCTGGGGAAATATTATTGGTTCCTTAGGAGAGACATCAACATTTGCTTGTTTACTCGGTGCTATATTCCTGATTGTTACAGGCATTGCCTCTTGGAGAACAATGGTATCCTTCGGTATAGGAGCCTTCATCACCGCTTGGTTATTTAAAATTTTTAGCATTCTTATTGTTGGAAAACATGGAGCTTGGGCTCCTGCAAAATTCTTTATTCCAGCCTACCGGCAGTTATTCCTTGGAGGTTTAGCCTTCGGTCTTGTATTCATGGCTACAGACCCTGTATCATCCCCAACCATGAAATTAGCAAAATGGATTTACGGATTATTTATTGGTTGTATGACAATTGTTATCCGATTAATAAATCCAGCATATCCCGAAGGAGTTATGCTTGCCATCCTTCTTGGAAATGTATTTGCTCCTCTTCTTGATTACTTTGCTATAAGAAAGTATAGACGAAGGAGAATATAA
- a CDS encoding bactofilin family protein: MFRRTGKSPFEDVQTLYEEETSSHSNYPYPRSERLDSPPNLFDSPKSSETRPLSSSYPISEEPQKWTPPLSEVDPLPLFSEEPETTLGEGVTFKGELAFDRLLRIDGTFEGILVSKGKIVIGPKGCVKADIQLQEAIIEGVVEGNITVSGKLELRGEAMVKGDIQAGTLCVDEGVRLLGYVAIVGINEESQKEKDL; the protein is encoded by the coding sequence ATGTTCCGTAGAACTGGAAAAAGTCCTTTTGAAGATGTTCAGACGTTATACGAAGAAGAAACATCTTCACATTCTAATTATCCCTATCCCAGGTCTGAGCGTTTAGATTCTCCTCCGAACCTTTTCGATTCTCCAAAATCTTCGGAAACGCGCCCGCTATCTTCTTCTTATCCTATAAGTGAGGAACCACAAAAATGGACGCCTCCACTTTCTGAAGTCGATCCCCTACCCTTATTTTCAGAAGAACCTGAAACAACCCTTGGAGAGGGTGTAACATTTAAAGGTGAATTAGCTTTTGACCGTTTATTGCGCATTGATGGCACTTTTGAAGGTATTTTAGTTTCTAAAGGGAAGATAGTTATAGGTCCTAAAGGTTGTGTAAAAGCTGATATACAACTTCAAGAAGCAATTATTGAAGGTGTTGTTGAAGGTAATATTACAGTTAGTGGAAAATTAGAACTCCGCGGTGAAGCGATGGTTAAAGGCGATATCCAAGCAGGAACTTTATGCGTTGATGAAGGAGTACGTCTTTTAGGCTATGTAGCTATTGTTGGAATCAACGAAGAGTCTCAGAAAGAAAAAGACTTATAA